From a single Pseudopipra pipra isolate bDixPip1 chromosome 7, bDixPip1.hap1, whole genome shotgun sequence genomic region:
- the LRRFIP1 gene encoding leucine-rich repeat flightless-interacting protein 1 isoform X12, giving the protein MGTQGAGRKRLPNRERLTAEDDALNQIAREAEARLAAKRAARAEAREIRMKELERQQKEASDEDERMSVGSRGSLRAGLENERTKKKNYSKATNGYEEDVYGSSQSRKSSRASYYSDLGLHNSGYASTSQLSSQNGNWASVYEESVYSGSRRYSAPSSRAPSEYSCYLGSGSRASSRASSARASPVIEERPEKDFEKGARTVSSLSAATLASLGGTSSRRGSGDTSISVDTEASIREIKDIYELKDQIQDVEGKYMQGLKELKDSLAEVEEKYKKAMVSNAQLDNEKTNFMYQVDTLKDALLELEEQLAESRRQYEEKSKEFEREKHAHSILQFQFMEIKEALKQREEMLAEIQQLQQKQQSYVREISDLQETIEWKDKKIGALERQKDFFDSIRSERDDLRDEVLVLKEQLKKHGIIPDSDVATNGETSDILDNEGHLDSSRTVPGTTQALKTGGEGMLGKANEVEMKNEILEDVGKREIMQNTEHEEHKEESEEQEVQTLHAAENAKAEKVVEERDALSTVMLPDSRFAEQAQSLTEPVSESTSSNNGSDTDDLRKVTEPTGTLAQQPDSTEAEHRDSSAGTDENSEVGSLQGHQISETSQEMLCDLGTEQELGEAAPKQEEQEDLKTSHDLSDNEMGQEANSTSESSELVFNQAGLPEGAVGGLLREEGNVESSTPEELQHSEESAENKVTNVLEEKLVESKDCTNGRTDETGEDRAEEGNEVGNSVEGQPRETESVGVEGMESCERSVPEESLEKECGGHQAFTQPVSSEDSPSASSEEQSTQDKTELENAAAEKDRQEEESMEELKKCSGSAETGEQDKASVEAEGCIPEVEGSVLQQAQPGTDVVKEVTAQETSLDPSLSDDKIKESELETGDESEKGKESRTEWVEDLKPEVEVRTVQCSEETAGSTEAEKNIPLEGEVQKVVKQEKDESKEESSVGVSVTTENKADKETLKENEQELELTDHHGEELASEECANNSLAQKAEQDEEVSEQVKLEDQAEESLEDDGDAFDFDEESNQILESDEKCDGEKTQAEKEEGDGANDAVGKTAHTDKAGEGTDQMGTKDALTKDNSLQHKQDEPEETGCLQGEALLNADEKADVMEDEIKASDSNSMEKIQDESVLEQDLESAVINRAESKEDLQGSRKGRGRSRDDCTIS; this is encoded by the exons GCTTCGGATGAAGATGAGCGCATGTCAGTGGGTAGCCGTGGAAGCCTGAGG GCTGGATTAGAGAATGAGAGGACCAAAAAGAAGAACTACTCCAAAGCA ACCAATGGTTATGAGGAAGACGTGTATGGATCATCCCAGAGTAGAAAATCTAGCAGG GCTTCGTACTACTCTGATCTGGGTCTGCACAACAGCGGCTACGCTTCCACATCTCAACTTTCTTCTCAAAATGGAAATTGG GCGTCTGTGTACGAGGAGAGCGTTTACAGCGGGAGCCGTCGGTATAGTGCCCCTAGTTCTCGTGCT CCTTCCGAGTACAGCTGCTACCTTGGTTCGGGATCTCGGGCATCCTCAAGAGCCAGCTCTGCTCGGGCCAGTCCAGTG ATAGAAGAAAGGCCAGAAAAAGACTTTGAGAAG GGAGCACGTACTGTCTCAAGTTTATCAGCAGCTACCTTGGCTTCTCTGGGCGGGACTTCTTCACGGAGGGGCAGTGGGGACACATCCATCTCAGTCGATACAGAGGCATCTATTAGAGAAATCAAG GATATCTATGAGTTAAAGGACCAGATTCAGGATGTAGAAGGCAAATACATGCAGGGACTGAAAGAATTGAAG GACTCTCTAGCTGAAGTtgaagagaaatacaaaaaggCTATGGTGTCAAATGCTCAACTAGACAATGAAAAAACCAATTTTATGTACCAAGTAGACACCCTGAAGGATGCACTCCTAGAGTTAGAAGAACAGCTGGCAGAATCCAGGAGgcaatatgaagaaaaaagtaaa GAATTTGAGAGGGAGAAGCATGCTCATAGCATATTGCAGTTTCAGTTCATGGAAATCAAAGAGGCTTTGaagcaaagggaagaaatgcTTGCA GAAATCCAACAGCTGCAACAGAAACAGCAGAGCTATGTCAGGGAAATTTCCGACCTTCAGGAGACAATAGAgtggaaagacaaaaaaataggG GCACTAGAGAGGCAGAAAGATTTCTTTGATTCCATAAGGAGTGAGCGGGATGACCTTAGAGATGAAGTGCTTGTGCTGAAGGAGCAACTGAAG AAACATGGAATAATCCCTGACTCTGATGTAGCCACCAATGGGGAGACATCAGACATTCTTGATAACGAAGGACACTTGGATTCTTCCAGAACCGTTCCAGGCACAACTCAGGCATTAAAgacaggaggggaggggatgcTAG GCAAAGCCAATGAAGTGGAgatgaaaaatgagattttggAGGATGtggggaaaagagaaatcaTGCAGAATACTGAGCATGAGGAACACAAAGAGGAGTCTGAGGAGCAGGAAGTACAGACATTGCATGCTGCTGAAAatgcaaaggcagaaaaagtGGTTGAAGAACGTGACGCCCTGTCAACAGTGATGCTCCCAGATAGTAGGTTTGCAGAGCAAGCTCAAAGCCTTACAGAACCTGTGTCAGAGAGCACTTCTTCCAACAATGGTAGTGACACAGATGATCTGAGAAAGGTGACAGAGCCCACAGGCACACTGGCCCAGCAGCCTGATAGTACAGAGGCTGAACACCGTGACTCGAGCGCAGGGACAGATGAGAACTCGGAGGTGGGCTCTCTGCAAGGCCATCAGATTTCTGAGACTTCTCAGGAAATGCTTTGTGACTTAGGTACAGAGCAGGAACTGGGAGAAGCTGCACCCAAGCAGGAAGAACAAGAGGATCTTAAAACTAGCCATGACCTAAGTGATAATGAAATGGGTCAAGAAGCCAACAGTACAAGTGAGAGCAGTGAGCTGGTTTTTAACCAGGCAGGGCTACCAGAGGGTGCAGTGGGAGGCTTGCTtagggaagagggaaatgtgGAGAGTTCCACTCCAGAGGAACTCCAGCACTCAGAAGAAAGTGCTGAAAACAAGGTTACAAATGTCTTGGAGGAAAAGCTTGTTGAAAGCAAAGACTGCACCAATGGAAGAACTGATGAAACAGGAGAGGATAGAGCTGAAGAAGGAAATGAGGTTGGGAACTCAGTTGAGGGTCAGCCAAGGGAAACTGAGTCTGTGGGTGTGGAGGGGATGGAGTCCTGTGAAAGGAGTGTCCCAGAAGAATCACTTgaaaaggaatgtggaggacATCAGGCATTCACCCAGCCAGTTTCATCAGAGGACAGTCCTTCAGCATCATCAGAGGAACAAAGTACACAAGATAAAACTGAACTTGAAAATGCTGCAGCTGAGAAGGACAGACAGGAGGAAGAATCTATGGAAGAGCTGAAGAAGTGTTCAGGTTCTGCAGAAACAGGGGAGCAAGATAAGGCATCTGTGGAGGCAGAGGGCTGTATTCCTGAGGTAGAAGGAAGTGtgctgcagcaggcacagccaggcaCCGATGTTGTGAAAGAGGTGACGGCTCAGGAAACCAGTTTAGACCCAAGTCTTTCAGATGATAAAATTAAGGAGTCAGAATTGGAAACAGGGGATGAAtctgagaaaggaaaggaaagtagGACAGAATGGGTAGAAGATTTAAAGCCAGAGGTAGAAGTTCGAACAGTTCAGTGTAGTGAAGAAACAGCAGGTAgtacagaagcagagaaaaatattcctttagAAGGTGAAGTGCAGAAGGTGGTCAAACAAGAGAAAGATGAATCTAAAGAGGAGTCAAGTGTAGGTGTTAGTGTAActacagaaaacaaagctgataaagaaacactgaaagaaaatgagCAAGAATTAGAGCTTACAGACCACCATGGTGAGGAACTTGCTTCTGAGGAATGTGCAAATAATTCCCTGGCACAGAAAGCTGAGCAGGATGAAGAAGTTAGTGAACAAGTTAAATTGGAGGATCAAGCAGAGGAAAGCCTGGAAGATGATGGTGATGCATTTGATTTTGATGAAGAGTCAAATCAAATACTAGAATCTGATGAAAAATGTGATGGAGAGAAAACTcaagcagagaaagaagaggGTGATGGAGCAAATGATGCTGTTGGAAAAACTGCCCACACAGacaaagctggagagggaacaGACCAAATGGGAACCAAAGATGCCTTGACCAAAGACAACAGCTTGCAGCATAAACAAGATGAGCCTGAAGAAACAGGGTGCTTGCAAGGGGAAGCATTGTTGAATGCTGATGAGAAGGCTGATGTGATGGAAGATGAAATCAAAGCATCAGATTCTAATTCAATGGAAAAAATACAGGATGAAAGTGTTTTGGAACAGGATTTGGAAAGTGCTGTCATTAACAGGGCTGAAAGCAAGGAGGATTTGCAGGGTAGTAGAAAAGGTAGAGGTAGATCCAGAGATGACTGTACAATATCCTAA
- the LRRFIP1 gene encoding leucine-rich repeat flightless-interacting protein 1 isoform X9 yields the protein MGTQGAGRKRLPNRERLTAEDDALNQIAREAEARLAAKRAARAEAREIRMKELERQQKEASDEDERMSVGSRGSLRSHLEYASTYPVAGLENERTKKKNYSKATNGYEEDVYGSSQSRKSSRASYYSDLGLHNSGYASTSQLSSQNGNWASVYEESVYSGSRRYSAPSSRAPSEYSCYLGSGSRASSRASSARASPVIEERPEKDFEKGARTVSSLSAATLASLGGTSSRRGSGDTSISVDTEASIREIKDIYELKDQIQDVEGKYMQGLKELKDSLAEVEEKYKKAMVSNAQLDNEKTNFMYQVDTLKDALLELEEQLAESRRQYEEKSKEFEREKHAHSILQFQFMEIKEALKQREEMLAEIQQLQQKQQSYVREISDLQETIEWKDKKIGALERQKDFFDSIRSERDDLRDEVLVLKEQLKKHGIIPDSDVATNGETSDILDNEGHLDSSRTVPGTTQALKTGGEGMLGKANEVEMKNEILEDVGKREIMQNTEHEEHKEESEEQEVQTLHAAENAKAEKVVEERDALSTVMLPDSRFAEQAQSLTEPVSESTSSNNGSDTDDLRKVTEPTGTLAQQPDSTEAEHRDSSAGTDENSEVGSLQGHQISETSQEMLCDLGTEQELGEAAPKQEEQEDLKTSHDLSDNEMGQEANSTSESSELVFNQAGLPEGAVGGLLREEGNVESSTPEELQHSEESAENKVTNVLEEKLVESKDCTNGRTDETGEDRAEEGNEVGNSVEGQPRETESVGVEGMESCERSVPEESLEKECGGHQAFTQPVSSEDSPSASSEEQSTQDKTELENAAAEKDRQEEESMEELKKCSGSAETGEQDKASVEAEGCIPEVEGSVLQQAQPGTDVVKEVTAQETSLDPSLSDDKIKESELETGDESEKGKESRTEWVEDLKPEVEVRTVQCSEETAGSTEAEKNIPLEGEVQKVVKQEKDESKEESSVGVSVTTENKADKETLKENEQELELTDHHGEELASEECANNSLAQKAEQDEEVSEQVKLEDQAEESLEDDGDAFDFDEESNQILESDEKCDGEKTQAEKEEGDGANDAVGKTAHTDKAGEGTDQMGTKDALTKDNSLQHKQDEPEETGCLQGEALLNADEKADVMEDEIKASDSNSMEKIQDESVLEQDLESAVINRAESKEDLQGSRKGRGRSRDDCTIS from the exons GCTTCGGATGAAGATGAGCGCATGTCAGTGGGTAGCCGTGGAAGCCTGAGG TCTCATTTGGAATATGCCAGCACCTACCCAGTG GCTGGATTAGAGAATGAGAGGACCAAAAAGAAGAACTACTCCAAAGCA ACCAATGGTTATGAGGAAGACGTGTATGGATCATCCCAGAGTAGAAAATCTAGCAGG GCTTCGTACTACTCTGATCTGGGTCTGCACAACAGCGGCTACGCTTCCACATCTCAACTTTCTTCTCAAAATGGAAATTGG GCGTCTGTGTACGAGGAGAGCGTTTACAGCGGGAGCCGTCGGTATAGTGCCCCTAGTTCTCGTGCT CCTTCCGAGTACAGCTGCTACCTTGGTTCGGGATCTCGGGCATCCTCAAGAGCCAGCTCTGCTCGGGCCAGTCCAGTG ATAGAAGAAAGGCCAGAAAAAGACTTTGAGAAG GGAGCACGTACTGTCTCAAGTTTATCAGCAGCTACCTTGGCTTCTCTGGGCGGGACTTCTTCACGGAGGGGCAGTGGGGACACATCCATCTCAGTCGATACAGAGGCATCTATTAGAGAAATCAAG GATATCTATGAGTTAAAGGACCAGATTCAGGATGTAGAAGGCAAATACATGCAGGGACTGAAAGAATTGAAG GACTCTCTAGCTGAAGTtgaagagaaatacaaaaaggCTATGGTGTCAAATGCTCAACTAGACAATGAAAAAACCAATTTTATGTACCAAGTAGACACCCTGAAGGATGCACTCCTAGAGTTAGAAGAACAGCTGGCAGAATCCAGGAGgcaatatgaagaaaaaagtaaa GAATTTGAGAGGGAGAAGCATGCTCATAGCATATTGCAGTTTCAGTTCATGGAAATCAAAGAGGCTTTGaagcaaagggaagaaatgcTTGCA GAAATCCAACAGCTGCAACAGAAACAGCAGAGCTATGTCAGGGAAATTTCCGACCTTCAGGAGACAATAGAgtggaaagacaaaaaaataggG GCACTAGAGAGGCAGAAAGATTTCTTTGATTCCATAAGGAGTGAGCGGGATGACCTTAGAGATGAAGTGCTTGTGCTGAAGGAGCAACTGAAG AAACATGGAATAATCCCTGACTCTGATGTAGCCACCAATGGGGAGACATCAGACATTCTTGATAACGAAGGACACTTGGATTCTTCCAGAACCGTTCCAGGCACAACTCAGGCATTAAAgacaggaggggaggggatgcTAG GCAAAGCCAATGAAGTGGAgatgaaaaatgagattttggAGGATGtggggaaaagagaaatcaTGCAGAATACTGAGCATGAGGAACACAAAGAGGAGTCTGAGGAGCAGGAAGTACAGACATTGCATGCTGCTGAAAatgcaaaggcagaaaaagtGGTTGAAGAACGTGACGCCCTGTCAACAGTGATGCTCCCAGATAGTAGGTTTGCAGAGCAAGCTCAAAGCCTTACAGAACCTGTGTCAGAGAGCACTTCTTCCAACAATGGTAGTGACACAGATGATCTGAGAAAGGTGACAGAGCCCACAGGCACACTGGCCCAGCAGCCTGATAGTACAGAGGCTGAACACCGTGACTCGAGCGCAGGGACAGATGAGAACTCGGAGGTGGGCTCTCTGCAAGGCCATCAGATTTCTGAGACTTCTCAGGAAATGCTTTGTGACTTAGGTACAGAGCAGGAACTGGGAGAAGCTGCACCCAAGCAGGAAGAACAAGAGGATCTTAAAACTAGCCATGACCTAAGTGATAATGAAATGGGTCAAGAAGCCAACAGTACAAGTGAGAGCAGTGAGCTGGTTTTTAACCAGGCAGGGCTACCAGAGGGTGCAGTGGGAGGCTTGCTtagggaagagggaaatgtgGAGAGTTCCACTCCAGAGGAACTCCAGCACTCAGAAGAAAGTGCTGAAAACAAGGTTACAAATGTCTTGGAGGAAAAGCTTGTTGAAAGCAAAGACTGCACCAATGGAAGAACTGATGAAACAGGAGAGGATAGAGCTGAAGAAGGAAATGAGGTTGGGAACTCAGTTGAGGGTCAGCCAAGGGAAACTGAGTCTGTGGGTGTGGAGGGGATGGAGTCCTGTGAAAGGAGTGTCCCAGAAGAATCACTTgaaaaggaatgtggaggacATCAGGCATTCACCCAGCCAGTTTCATCAGAGGACAGTCCTTCAGCATCATCAGAGGAACAAAGTACACAAGATAAAACTGAACTTGAAAATGCTGCAGCTGAGAAGGACAGACAGGAGGAAGAATCTATGGAAGAGCTGAAGAAGTGTTCAGGTTCTGCAGAAACAGGGGAGCAAGATAAGGCATCTGTGGAGGCAGAGGGCTGTATTCCTGAGGTAGAAGGAAGTGtgctgcagcaggcacagccaggcaCCGATGTTGTGAAAGAGGTGACGGCTCAGGAAACCAGTTTAGACCCAAGTCTTTCAGATGATAAAATTAAGGAGTCAGAATTGGAAACAGGGGATGAAtctgagaaaggaaaggaaagtagGACAGAATGGGTAGAAGATTTAAAGCCAGAGGTAGAAGTTCGAACAGTTCAGTGTAGTGAAGAAACAGCAGGTAgtacagaagcagagaaaaatattcctttagAAGGTGAAGTGCAGAAGGTGGTCAAACAAGAGAAAGATGAATCTAAAGAGGAGTCAAGTGTAGGTGTTAGTGTAActacagaaaacaaagctgataaagaaacactgaaagaaaatgagCAAGAATTAGAGCTTACAGACCACCATGGTGAGGAACTTGCTTCTGAGGAATGTGCAAATAATTCCCTGGCACAGAAAGCTGAGCAGGATGAAGAAGTTAGTGAACAAGTTAAATTGGAGGATCAAGCAGAGGAAAGCCTGGAAGATGATGGTGATGCATTTGATTTTGATGAAGAGTCAAATCAAATACTAGAATCTGATGAAAAATGTGATGGAGAGAAAACTcaagcagagaaagaagaggGTGATGGAGCAAATGATGCTGTTGGAAAAACTGCCCACACAGacaaagctggagagggaacaGACCAAATGGGAACCAAAGATGCCTTGACCAAAGACAACAGCTTGCAGCATAAACAAGATGAGCCTGAAGAAACAGGGTGCTTGCAAGGGGAAGCATTGTTGAATGCTGATGAGAAGGCTGATGTGATGGAAGATGAAATCAAAGCATCAGATTCTAATTCAATGGAAAAAATACAGGATGAAAGTGTTTTGGAACAGGATTTGGAAAGTGCTGTCATTAACAGGGCTGAAAGCAAGGAGGATTTGCAGGGTAGTAGAAAAGGTAGAGGTAGATCCAGAGATGACTGTACAATATCCTAA